In the Desulfosporosinus acidiphilus SJ4 genome, TTAAAGATCACAAAATCGAAAACTATCAGATGGTAGTACCCACCACTTGGAACTTCTCGCCCAGAGATGATAAAGGAGTTCGCGGACCTTTCGAACAAGCTTTAATCGGGGTACCCGTTCCCGACCTTGAAAACCCTGCAAACATCGTCAGAGTTGCTCGTTCTTATGACCCATGCCTGGCATGCGCAATTCACCTCATCGATCCTGTGACAAATGATGTAAAGAAATTCCGGATCGGTTGGTAGAAAAGGAGGAAAGGACATGGTTAACCCGCTCGACCATCCATTTACCCAACGTTTAAGCCACTGGATTAATCTTATTAATTTCTTGGTCTTATGCCTTACAGGTTGGTTTATTCATTTCCCTTATCCGGGTGTGCCTATGAGCTTAATTCGTAATTTGCATTTCATCTTTGCCTATTTTCTTCTCATTAATGGGATTGTACGTTTTTATATTTCCTTTTTTGGGAAAAATAAAGATTATGACTCTATTTTACTCAATACACAGGATGTAAAAAATATTTGGCCGCAGACAAAATATTATTTATTCCTCGGCAAGCATCCGGAAACAGGAAAATATAATCCGCTGCAGAAAATCGCTTACATTGCCCTTCCCATCCTAACGGTTTTTCAGGCGTTCACCGGGTTTATCCTTTACAAACCTGAACAGTCTGCAAAAATGCTGGGTTGGTTAGGAGGACTTGCTGCAGTACGGGGACTTCATTTCCTTATCATGTGCATATTACTGGCAATTATTGCAATTCACGTCTATTTGGTCTTTACAACTGCCTTCGAACAGTTTTTGTTTATGTTCTTCGGCAAAATGAGGAATGAGAAGGGAATTTAATCATGCACTCGCCAAAAATTATGGTCATGGGAGTCGGAAATATTCTTCTTTCCGACGAAGGCTTGGGTGTTCGATTTTTGGACGAACTGGCTCAGAAATCCCTCCCGGAAAATGTTGAACTCCTTGAAGGGGGTACTGCTGGACTCGAACTCGTTCATTTAATTCAAGAAGTGGACTTTCTAATTATTATTGACGCCATAAATGCTCAGTCCGAACCCGGAGCCCTATTCCGATTTCAACCCGGTGATATACAAGTGTTACCTGAACAATTCGAGGTTTCCTTCCACCAAATCGGAATAATCGAAGTATTAACCATGGCGAATGTTTTAGGGCGTGCTCCTCAAACCTTAATTTTCGGTGTGCAACCCAAAAAACTTGAATGGGGAATGGAAATAAGCCCGGAAATCGAAACTCTTTTCCCTAAGCTTGCTGAATTGGTTCTTCTTGAAATAGACTCTATTCAGCGTGAAGGCAAGTTTACTCGGAAGTAAGTTACTTAGTTTACTTAGAGAATAGTTTTCTTAGAGATAACTATACTTTTTAGAAACAAGATGACTCTTTTGGAAAAAGGCTTGCTCGAAGGAAGTCGGTCTCGCATATTTTATATCCAAAAATACAATTGGATTAATCACAAAACTTCTGCAAAGAACACTTATTCATTATTAAATGAGGCCGTGCTGAAACTTTAGTTTCTCATGGCCTCTCAAAGTTTCGGAATGAAAAAACTGGCTGATCGTCTATCCCAAGACGGTAGCCAGTTTTCTCATGTTGTGGGCAATACAATGTAGTCCCCACTCCAATAATGAGCCTTTCACAGTGTGAAAGGCTCTTAATTTATTTTGTATTTATCCTCAGCTAAGACCTCTATTTCTATAAGTGGGGATTACTCTTTCGAGGTCTTCACTATCCTACTTTTGTTTCGTTCCAGATTAATTCAGCCACTGATTGATTTCAATCTTGAAAGGCTTCCACTTCATGTTTTAGCCAATCCGTCCAAGCCTGGAGTCCCTCCCCTTTACGGCAAGAAATCTCGAAAATAACGATGGCCGGATTAATACTACGGATATCTTGCTTCATTCTCTCCATATTGACATCCGTTAATCCCTCTAAATCCATCTTATTGAGGATAACAGCTTTAGCTTTTCTGAAGATTACCGGATATTTTGCCGGTTTATCATCACCTTCAACAATGCTCAAAACAATAACTTTAAAGGCTTCACCTAAGTCAAAATCCGCAGGACAAACAAGATTACCCACGTTTTCAATAATCATGAGGTCCAAATTCTGAAAATCAAATTCAGGCAATACCTTGGCGACCATCTTGCTGTCCAAATGACAACTGCCTCCGGTGTTAATTTGTATGACCGGAATATCGTGGACCGAAATCCGATCAGCATCCTTGCTCGTAAAGATATCCCCTTCAATAACTGCCACATGCATGTTTCTATTGAGCAGTGGCATCGTTTTCTCCAGAAGAGAGGTTTTACCGGCACCTGGCGAACCCATTATATTGACGGCAAGACACTTATTCTTGCGAAAATGAGCGCGATTAACTTCTGCTTGCATATCGTTGGAATCCCTTAAATTTGCCATTACTTCGATTTCGCGACGTTCATTATCCATTATTCAACCTCCAGGCTTTCCAGTAAAAGTTCTTCTCCCTGAGTAATTTCTATACTCGTAGATTGACAGTCAGGACACAGAAAACACATAGTCTTAACATTAAACTCACGACGACAATTCTTGCAGAATCCGCGCAATGGGACACGTTCCACGACCAATTCGGCTCCCTCACATACAGTATCCTTGCTATAAGCCTCAAAAGCCATTGCCAAAGCATCTGGTTCAGCGTTGGTTAGCTCACCAACCTTTATCTTAACCTTCAAAACCCTCTTTACATTATGTGAGGAGAGAGTCTGATCGATTACCTCGAAAACTCCCCCCATTAAGGACATCTCATGCACATTATCACCCCTTAATGGGAAATCTTCTCCACAGTATTTTTGCGTTCCAAATAACTTATTATTGGTTGGATTGTCAGGAATTATTAATTGTAATAAATTATTATCTGAGTAATTCGACAAAACTAAGAAATTCCCTTTAATCAATATTAATTTAAGAGAAGAATAAAAATAGATATGGTAAGCAACAGAATAATGCAGTTCCTATCGTAAATTATAATCCAAAATTATTTATGTATAATCTCTTACAAAAAGGATATGCTAACATTGTATCAAACTATAAAACAACTGATAAGGAGGATGGTAATATGAGTCGTAATACGCCGGAAGTTCCTGAATCCGAAAGCCAGTTGGATAAGTTAAAATGGGAAGTCGCTGAAGAATTACAATTAGACGATGATATTGAAGACAAAGGGTTTGCCAATATGACTACTCGTGAAGTTGGACAAATAGGTGGAAACATGGTCAGAAAAATGATCAATTTTGCAGAAAAGGAAATGGCTAACGAAGGTTCCGATATAATGAACGATTAATTATTTAGAATTGTTAAGATCGTGTTTCGGCCAACGCGATTTTTAACAATAGGATATCCTACCATCAGAGATTATTGCTAGAATGAGACTTTCTTTAGTAATAACTCTCCGAGGAAGAAGGGATGAGCGTAATAATGCTTCATCCCTTCTTCATGTTCTATCATAGGCTAATCAACAATTAATTTTACTCTTCAACATAAGGAATTGTCAGCGGCCCTAAGGGCAAAACGGCTATCGTCATATCCTTGCCGTATTTAGTCTGAAGTTCACTTAATGTCGTTTCAATACTTTTGGTCGGCGTAAGCATGGCAATTTTAACCCATTCTTCCGGAAGTGTCGAATAGACAATAACATCAGACCATTCTTGAATCATGGCTAATCTCTGAGCTTCCCATTGATCAAACATACTAAACGATGGCTCATTAATCATTTCCAATAGTGCCTTTGGCGTATCACGCATTTGTAGTATCTTAGAAAAGTTGCCGTGTTCCGGCATTCCTTCTATACATTCCGCCGCACAAATGATCGTTCCGCCTTGTTTCACAATCTTTTGCGCAGCGTTCATACCTTTAACCGCTTGATAGAGATTCTGATCTAAAGGATACCCCGCGTTTGTTGTAATCACTACATCAAAACGCTCCTCACATTTGACCATGGCATGCTCTTTAACAAATGCGCATCCTGTCTCATGAGCGGCAATAAGCTCACCGGCAAAAGCTTTGGTTATTTCATTATTACCCGCTAAAGCTACATTTAGGAGAAAATCGGGTTTGCAAAAAGAGTTTACTTCCCTAGTCATCTCTTGAAGAGGATTATTTTCTATCACTCCCCATGTTGCGAGAGGATGACCAATCATTTTGGCATTATGAAATGTTAAGATCGTCTCTATTCCTGCAATCCCGGGCATAATTCCTTTGGGTCCCCCTGAAAAGCCGGCAAAAAAATGAGGTTCAATAAATCCCGTTACAATTCTAAAGTCTGCCTCTACATATTCTTTATTTAAATAAACGTCACAACCAAAGCTGCTTCTGCCAACTTTTTTAAGTTCGGACATCTCATGGCAATGATGATTAATTATGCGGACTGTGTTTACAATCTCTTCTCCAAGCATCTCCACGAGCTCTTCTCGAGTTTCGTCGCGATGAGTACCAGTCCCATTAATAATCGTAAAGTTTTCAATCGGAATATGAGAAAGCTCCTCCAATAACCATGGCACTAATTTGTGGTTTGGAGTAGGACGAGTAATATCACTGATGACAATGACAATCTTGTCCTTTGGGCTAACCAGCTCTTTGAGGGGTTTTGTCCCGATGGGGTTCCGAAGCGCGTTTACAACTATAGCGTGATCATCTTCAGGTAACTCTACATAATTAGGGGTGACTACTTTCGAATAGTCAGGAACGTTAATTTTTAATCCCTTTTTTCCATAAGCAAGAGCAACTTCCATCCTGTTTCTCCTTTTCTATGTGTATTATTATAGTCCTGAGACTAAATTTAGTTATTTACCGCTAACGACTTTAAATTCTCACTGACTTGAACTACCCCATCAATCATATGAGCAATTTCTTGATTTGCTTTAGCTTGCTCTTGAGTAATAGAGCTGTTACGTAAAGAACTCTCGACAATTTTTTGAATAATAGTTTGGAAAACCATCAAAGTGTTTTTGATTTCATTTGCCGAACGGTTACTCTCTTCAGCCAACTTTCGAACCTCCTCGGCAACGACGGAAAAACCACGACCATTTTCTCCTGCTCGGGCAGCTTCAATCGCAGCATTTAGTCCCAAAAGGTTGGTTTGTTTCGCGACTTTATGAATTAATTCTAACATCATTGTTGTTGACTGTAGTTGATTCTCACCTTCTTTTGCCTCTTGGGCAATGACTTGACTAATTGAAGCCACTTCTTGTGAAGAAGCCGCAGTCTGTTGAACTGAACTTGCAGCCTGTTCAACCGCGCTGCTAAGTATTTGGACTTGATCGCGAATGACTTCCTTGAGCTCCTCATCTTTTATTAAAAGAACAATCATTCCTACGGCAACCTTAGCAACCGGCCGAACGATTTCCAACCTTCCAGCTATTCCGAAGGTACCGATTTTGATTCCTTGAGACTCAATTGCTCCATTATATCCTTCTTTCATTTGTCCGGAAGAAGCAATCTCTTCCTCTTCAGTAATCTCTATATAGTTACGATCTGAAGATAATATTTCCTGACTCCCTCTGTGTTTAACCTCGATTCTTTTATTGGCTGAGTCAGCGATAATCGTACCGGTTGCGTCGCAAACTATTGCATGGAAACCGCTAGTTTGATAGACTAGTTCAACTATGTTTTGTGCTATATTAGTACTTAGTCCCCGCTCCACTTTTAACCTCTCCTTTTTAGCATGTCATTCCAAGATGACATGACAAGACACAACTAGTTATCAATACCTGATTTAATGCCCTATATTACATAAAAATGGTCCTAGCAATTTAATCTATAAGTAGTTTATCATGCATTACAATATTATTCTCGTATTTTGGCGAAAAAATGTAATAAAATTTATAGTATTTATCTTTTACAGAAGACATCTTTTAAATATCTGTTTTCTGACTATATACATCAAATAATTCTAATTAGTTAACTTCTTATTGAAGACTAATATAGAATATTGAAATTAATCAATACCGATTTACATCGGATAAATTCTATTAAACTTTAACCACGAAAACGTTAAAGGAGCCCTCGAGTTTTTTTAACCAACAAAAAACATCACATTTATTCTCACTTCTTCCTAATTGATCTTTATTCTCTGAGGATTACGCTCCCATACGTCCCCATACGCATTCTCCTGAATGTGGGTCCGAACGAGTGGAACCCTGGTTGTTTTGCTTTATATTTCTTGTTATAGACACAAATAGACTGCCATAATTGGCAGTCTATTGCTTGTTTACCTGGCGATGACCTAATTTCCCAGGGGCTATGCCCCAAGTATGCTCGGCCCTGGAGGTCTTAACTTCCGTGTTCGGTATACGAAAAGCGGACGAGCTTTTCGCCACGTTGCGTCCCGTAACGCAGACTCCTGCAACGTGGATCGAACGGGTGGAACCCCGGACTTCCTTCTTGTAATTAACTTAATATGCCTACATAATTCTTACTATGAACACAGAAAGACTGCCCATAAGGCAGTCTTTCGCTTGTTTACCTGGCGATGACCTAATTTCCCAGGGGCTATGCCCCAAGTATGCTCGGCCCTGGAGGTCTTAACTTCCGTGTTCGGTATGGGAACGGGTGGAACCCCTCCGGCATGATCACCAGATCTCTGAGATTTTCAGTTTTCTTTTACAGAACCCTGCTCTCTCAAAACCACATAGAGTCTTCTTTCTAGTTTCGTCTTCCTCGGAAACACTGAGCCACGTTCCTGCCGTAGTTCAATTAGGTCAAGCCCTCGACCGATTAGTACCGGTCAGCTCCACACCTCACGGTGCTTCCACATCCGGCCTATCAACCTGATCTTCCTTCAGGGGTCTTACCAGCTCTCACTGTGGGAAATCTCATCTTGAGGCCGGTTTCGCGCTTAGATGCTTTCAGCGCTTATCCGGTCCGAATATAGCTACCCAGCTGTGCCTCTGGCGAGACAACTGGTACACCAGTGATTCGTCCATCCCGGTCCTCTCGTACTAGGGACAGATCCTCTCAAATTTCCTGCGCCTGCGACGGATAGGGACCGAACTGTCTCACGACGTTCTGAACCCAGCTCACGTACCGCTTTAATGGGCGAACAGCCCAACCCTTGGGACCTACTACAGCCCCAGGATGCGATGAGCCGACATCGAGGTGCCAAACCTCCCCGTCGATATGGACTCTTGGGGGAGATAAGCCTGTTATCCCCAGGGTAGCTTTTATCCGTTGAGCGATGGCCCTTCCACTCGGTACCACCGGATCACTAAGCCCGACTTTCGTCCCTGCTCGACTTGTAGGTCTCGCAGTCAAGCTCCCTTTTGCCTTTACACTCTGCGCGCGATTTCCAACCGCGCTGAGGGAACCTTTGGGCGCCTCCGTTACTCTTTAGGAGGCGACCGCCCCAGTCAAACTGCCCGCCTGATACTGTCCTAATCCCCGATTCAGGGGACCTAGTTAGAACTTCAGTACAAAAAGAGTGGTATCCCACCGGCGACTCCACCAAGGCTGGCGCCCTAGCTTCTCTGTCTCCCACCTATCCTGTACATTTTATACCAAAATCCAATGTCAAGCTGCAGTAAAGCTCCATGGGGTCTTTCTGTCCTGTCGCAGGTAACCCGCATCTTCACGGGTATTACAATTTCGCCGAGTCCCTCGTTGAGACAGTGTCCAGATCGTTACACCTTTCGTGCGGGTCAGAACTTACCTGACAAGGAATTTCGCTACCTTAGGACCGTTATAGTTACGGCCGCCGTTTACTGGGGCTTCAATTCAAAGCTTCGCCTTGCGGCTAACCTCTCCTCTTAACCTTCCAGCACCGGGCAGGTGTCAGCCCCTATACTTCTCCTTGCGGATTCGCAGGGACCTGTGTTTTTGTTAAACAGTCGCCTGGACCTTTTCTCTGCGGCTCACCTTGCAGTGAGCGCCCCTTCTCCCGAAGTTACGGGGCCATTTTGCCGAGTTCCTTAACGAGGGTTTTCTCGCGCGCCTTAGGTTTCTCACCCCATCTACCTGTGTCGGTTTGCGGTACGGGCACCCAGTCACTCACTAGAGGATTTTCTTGACAGCTTGGAGTCGGTTACTTCGCTACTATGTTTCGCTCCCCATCACGTCTCAGAGTTATCGCAGGGCGGATTTGCCTACCCTACCTCCTACTCGCTTGGGCGT is a window encoding:
- a CDS encoding cytochrome b/b6 domain-containing protein, whose protein sequence is MVNPLDHPFTQRLSHWINLINFLVLCLTGWFIHFPYPGVPMSLIRNLHFIFAYFLLINGIVRFYISFFGKNKDYDSILLNTQDVKNIWPQTKYYLFLGKHPETGKYNPLQKIAYIALPILTVFQAFTGFILYKPEQSAKMLGWLGGLAAVRGLHFLIMCILLAIIAIHVYLVFTTAFEQFLFMFFGKMRNEKGI
- a CDS encoding HyaD/HybD family hydrogenase maturation endopeptidase — encoded protein: MHSPKIMVMGVGNILLSDEGLGVRFLDELAQKSLPENVELLEGGTAGLELVHLIQEVDFLIIIDAINAQSEPGALFRFQPGDIQVLPEQFEVSFHQIGIIEVLTMANVLGRAPQTLIFGVQPKKLEWGMEISPEIETLFPKLAELVLLEIDSIQREGKFTRK
- the hypB gene encoding hydrogenase nickel incorporation protein HypB; the protein is MDNERREIEVMANLRDSNDMQAEVNRAHFRKNKCLAVNIMGSPGAGKTSLLEKTMPLLNRNMHVAVIEGDIFTSKDADRISVHDIPVIQINTGGSCHLDSKMVAKVLPEFDFQNLDLMIIENVGNLVCPADFDLGEAFKVIVLSIVEGDDKPAKYPVIFRKAKAVILNKMDLEGLTDVNMERMKQDIRSINPAIVIFEISCRKGEGLQAWTDWLKHEVEAFQD
- the hypA gene encoding hydrogenase maturation nickel metallochaperone HypA; translation: MHEMSLMGGVFEVIDQTLSSHNVKRVLKVKIKVGELTNAEPDALAMAFEAYSKDTVCEGAELVVERVPLRGFCKNCRREFNVKTMCFLCPDCQSTSIEITQGEELLLESLEVE
- a CDS encoding alpha/beta-type small acid-soluble spore protein, with protein sequence MSRNTPEVPESESQLDKLKWEVAEELQLDDDIEDKGFANMTTREVGQIGGNMVRKMINFAEKEMANEGSDIMND
- the larA gene encoding nickel-dependent lactate racemase, which translates into the protein MEVALAYGKKGLKINVPDYSKVVTPNYVELPEDDHAIVVNALRNPIGTKPLKELVSPKDKIVIVISDITRPTPNHKLVPWLLEELSHIPIENFTIINGTGTHRDETREELVEMLGEEIVNTVRIINHHCHEMSELKKVGRSSFGCDVYLNKEYVEADFRIVTGFIEPHFFAGFSGGPKGIMPGIAGIETILTFHNAKMIGHPLATWGVIENNPLQEMTREVNSFCKPDFLLNVALAGNNEITKAFAGELIAAHETGCAFVKEHAMVKCEERFDVVITTNAGYPLDQNLYQAVKGMNAAQKIVKQGGTIICAAECIEGMPEHGNFSKILQMRDTPKALLEMINEPSFSMFDQWEAQRLAMIQEWSDVIVYSTLPEEWVKIAMLTPTKSIETTLSELQTKYGKDMTIAVLPLGPLTIPYVEE
- a CDS encoding methyl-accepting chemotaxis protein; amino-acid sequence: MERGLSTNIAQNIVELVYQTSGFHAIVCDATGTIIADSANKRIEVKHRGSQEILSSDRNYIEITEEEEIASSGQMKEGYNGAIESQGIKIGTFGIAGRLEIVRPVAKVAVGMIVLLIKDEELKEVIRDQVQILSSAVEQAASSVQQTAASSQEVASISQVIAQEAKEGENQLQSTTMMLELIHKVAKQTNLLGLNAAIEAARAGENGRGFSVVAEEVRKLAEESNRSANEIKNTLMVFQTIIQKIVESSLRNSSITQEQAKANQEIAHMIDGVVQVSENLKSLAVNN